From Tachypleus tridentatus isolate NWPU-2018 chromosome 8, ASM421037v1, whole genome shotgun sequence, a single genomic window includes:
- the LOC143258411 gene encoding uncharacterized protein LOC143258411, translating into MTLAQRMRQLPDSYVDNDDIHTDEVLERVEFGNKVLFTFYSEILNAMSERYARKKTCSFVISKNRYFPMVFSFALAKHLPKCFYDKVKFRTEAAFNNLLIDRWLQYHTRNYSKCLGSPSNEKSPLSLKDLESVFIWWIAGISAAFFVICFEFGWTKIEKLHYAVMSSN; encoded by the exons ATGACCTTGGCCCAACGCATGCGACAGTTACCTGATAGCTACGTTGACAACGACGACATCCACACAGATGAGGTGTTAGAACGAGTGGAGTTTGGTAATAAAGTTCTCTTCACGTTTTATTCCGAGATCCTGAATGCAATGTCAGAACGCTACGCCCGGAAGAAGACTTGTAGCTTCGTTATCTCCAAGAACCGATACTTCCCCATGGTATTCTCATTCGCCTTGGCTAAACACTTACCAAAGTGTTTTTATGATAAAGTTAAGTTCAG AACAGAAGCTGCCTTTAACAACCTTCTGATCGACCGTTGGTTGCAATATCATACCAGAAATTACAGTAAGTGTCTCGGAAGTCCATCCAACGAAAAGTCTCCACTAAGCCTAAAGGATTTAGAATCTGTTTTCATATGGTGGATTGCAGGGATATCGGCTGCCTTCTTTGTGATATGCTTTGAGTTTGGGTggacaaaaatagaaaaattacacTATGCTGTTATGAGCAGTAATTAG